One window of Dehalobacterium formicoaceticum genomic DNA carries:
- the trpA gene encoding tryptophan synthase subunit alpha, with translation MNKLAQVFANGKSFIPFITAGDPDLEVTEELVYQMAAAGADLIELGIPFSDPVAEGAVIQAADQRALESGTTTDKIFVMLNRIRRSCSVPIAFMTYVNPIVVYGTERFMRNCQEVGVDAVIVPDVPYEEKGELEPWAIKHNVHLISMIAPTSRERIRMIAGEAQGFVYCVSSLGVTGVRKKIGGDVAEMIKLVKETKDIPCAIGFGISTPEQAAMMAEFSDGVIVGSAIVKIVEKYGAACVPHVAQYVRTMKDAIMMNTMNSFSKS, from the coding sequence ATGAATAAATTAGCCCAGGTTTTTGCAAACGGTAAGTCATTTATTCCTTTTATCACGGCAGGTGATCCCGATTTGGAGGTAACTGAAGAATTAGTGTATCAGATGGCAGCGGCGGGAGCAGATTTAATAGAGCTGGGTATTCCTTTTTCTGATCCTGTTGCCGAAGGAGCGGTCATCCAGGCTGCTGATCAACGTGCCCTGGAGAGCGGAACAACAACAGATAAAATATTTGTCATGCTGAACCGCATCCGAAGATCATGTTCTGTGCCCATCGCTTTTATGACTTATGTCAATCCCATTGTTGTTTATGGGACGGAAAGATTTATGAGGAATTGTCAGGAGGTGGGCGTCGACGCCGTCATTGTTCCGGATGTCCCTTATGAAGAAAAAGGTGAACTGGAGCCTTGGGCCATAAAACATAATGTTCATTTGATTTCCATGATTGCGCCTACATCCAGGGAACGTATTCGCATGATTGCCGGTGAAGCACAAGGATTTGTATATTGTGTATCATCATTAGGAGTAACCGGAGTACGCAAGAAAATCGGCGGCGATGTGGCAGAAATGATAAAACTTGTCAAGGAGACTAAGGATATTCCCTGTGCCATTGGTTTTGGGATTTCTACACCGGAACAGGCCGCTATGATGGCTGAATTTTCCGATGGGGTAATTGTAGGCAGCGCCATCGTCAAAATTGTGGAGAAATACGGTGCAGCATGCGTCCCCCATGTGGCCCAATATGTACGAACCATGAAGGATGCAATCATGATGAATACAATGAACTCATTCAGCAAAAGCTGA
- a CDS encoding CobW family GTP-binding protein, whose protein sequence is MTNMVKIDIISGFLGAGKTTLINKLLQEAYIGEKIALLENEFGEIAIDSDLFADYDIKVKEIANGCICCTLQGDFIKGIHELVREYAPDRIIIEPTGISHLKDTIYACNEAARDADIQLNCIITVVDAAMFPVFMDVSGEFYRQQVVDGRTIVLSAVQNLEENDDLDEIISGIRALNPTAPIIAEPYDEIDGLELLQMAEESGMLKECRHDHEHNHDHDHNCDGDHDQDNNQDHLQPRQDNEGFRSCSFRTDKVWTEAEISELFQKLTESSSGLIFRAKGFLNTESGMVKVNFVYGRGEIIPSTYTGPGKFVIIGKDLAETTLEKLFPGNSADQKLFNVRTIRS, encoded by the coding sequence ATGACAAATATGGTAAAAATTGATATCATCTCCGGCTTTCTGGGAGCAGGCAAGACGACCCTGATTAACAAGTTGCTCCAGGAAGCATATATTGGTGAGAAAATCGCTCTTTTGGAAAACGAATTTGGCGAAATCGCGATCGACAGCGATCTTTTTGCCGACTACGATATTAAGGTGAAGGAAATCGCAAACGGCTGTATTTGCTGCACCCTGCAAGGCGACTTCATTAAAGGGATCCATGAGCTGGTGAGGGAATATGCACCTGACCGCATCATCATTGAGCCCACCGGCATCAGTCATCTTAAGGATACGATATACGCTTGCAACGAAGCAGCCCGGGATGCAGATATTCAGTTAAACTGTATTATCACAGTGGTAGACGCGGCCATGTTCCCGGTTTTTATGGATGTGAGCGGAGAATTTTACCGCCAACAGGTGGTTGACGGACGAACCATTGTCCTAAGTGCCGTCCAAAACCTGGAAGAGAATGACGACCTGGATGAAATCATTTCCGGCATCAGGGCACTAAATCCGACAGCACCGATCATTGCCGAACCCTATGATGAGATAGATGGGCTGGAGCTTTTGCAGATGGCGGAGGAATCGGGGATGCTGAAGGAATGCCGGCACGATCATGAACATAATCACGATCACGATCACAACTGTGACGGTGATCACGACCAGGATAATAACCAGGATCATCTTCAACCCCGGCAGGATAATGAGGGCTTCCGCTCCTGCTCCTTTAGGACAGACAAAGTCTGGACTGAGGCGGAAATCAGTGAGCTTTTCCAAAAGCTGACCGAAAGCAGCAGCGGATTGATTTTTCGTGCCAAGGGCTTTTTGAACACCGAGTCGGGCATGGTTAAGGTAAATTTCGTCTATGGCCGGGGTGAAATCATACCCTCTACCTACACAGGTCCCGGCAAGTTCGTGATTATCGGTAAAGATCTGGCAGAAACCACTTTGGAAAAATTGTTTCCTGGAAACAGCGCTGATCAAAAACTATTTAATGTAAGGACGATAAGAAGCTGA
- a CDS encoding GTP-binding protein, with translation MELDNNGLQSSTFRTDKTWTEQEINELFQNLAGGSGGSVFRAKGFLNTPSGKVKVNYLYGRGEIEPSSYEGPGIVVIIGKDLSEGMLQLLLPSGSTGSAGSCGQTPCSSQKSCWNNCLFQSRKN, from the coding sequence ATGGAACTGGATAATAACGGATTACAGTCCAGCACCTTTAGAACAGACAAAACCTGGACAGAGCAGGAAATCAATGAACTATTTCAAAATCTGGCCGGGGGCAGCGGCGGTAGCGTTTTTCGTGCCAAGGGCTTCTTGAACACCCCGTCGGGCAAGGTTAAAGTAAACTATCTCTATGGTCGGGGTGAAATTGAACCCTCTTCCTACGAAGGCCCCGGTATCGTCGTAATTATCGGCAAAGACCTGTCAGAGGGCATGCTGCAACTATTGTTACCAAGCGGTTCAACCGGATCAGCCGGATCCTGCGGTCAAACTCCTTGCAGCAGTCAAAAATCATGCTGGAACAATTGTTTGTTTCAAAGCAGGAAGAATTAA
- a CDS encoding sensor histidine kinase, protein MKKKISNQFFAHYLVVLFLVFLATVLAVLLLSFASQLASNTFAKNKYPASAIMQDDYKQIDAAPIVQNGGSVQVIDKEYRVVLSEGEDAIPQKQLTAGEFTNFLVRSKSKDTPFHHDILYNPQGEFWLIVTFPASIRIDFAFTMNNKAANGDFGKAALIFGAVIVVYLLLLAALTAIYSKITASQITVPLRKLCDGTRLLREGDYSARVELRLKNEFAELQNTFNDMAARIEREISLRKKSEEDRRRLILDISHDLKNPMSSIQGYAELLCQKSDMSEQERDGYLQIIHQNSQRANRLLTELFELSQMDSPEFSLKREKTDLCEALRQLCGELVPQLERAGFEYEFNIPEESVFVLLDSERFSRIIQNLASNTLRYNGQGTTVTVSLTVENNQAMIDFGDDGIGIPAHLTHDIFKPFVRVDDSRNSETGGSGLGLSIAKKIVEAHGGDLTLFKGSDKGCTFRITIPKI, encoded by the coding sequence ATGAAGAAAAAAATCTCCAATCAATTCTTTGCCCATTATCTGGTTGTACTTTTCCTGGTCTTTTTGGCGACGGTGCTGGCTGTTTTGTTACTGTCATTCGCCAGTCAACTTGCATCAAACACCTTTGCTAAAAACAAATACCCTGCAAGTGCGATTATGCAGGACGATTATAAGCAAATCGATGCCGCTCCGATCGTGCAAAACGGCGGTAGTGTGCAAGTGATTGATAAAGAATATCGGGTAGTGCTCTCGGAAGGCGAGGATGCGATACCTCAAAAACAATTGACCGCCGGTGAGTTTACGAATTTTTTGGTACGGAGCAAAAGCAAGGATACGCCTTTCCACCACGATATTCTGTATAACCCGCAAGGTGAATTCTGGTTGATTGTTACCTTTCCCGCTTCCATACGGATTGATTTTGCCTTCACAATGAACAACAAAGCCGCGAATGGAGATTTCGGAAAAGCCGCACTTATTTTTGGCGCGGTGATTGTCGTGTATCTCCTATTGCTTGCCGCACTTACCGCTATTTATTCAAAAATTACCGCTTCGCAAATTACCGTTCCCCTGCGAAAGCTCTGTGACGGTACAAGGCTTTTACGGGAGGGCGATTATTCCGCGCGGGTGGAATTGCGCCTAAAAAATGAGTTTGCCGAGCTGCAAAATACCTTTAACGACATGGCCGCCCGGATTGAGCGTGAGATTTCCCTGCGCAAGAAATCGGAGGAGGACAGGCGGCGGCTGATTCTAGACATCTCCCACGACCTTAAAAATCCTATGTCCAGCATACAGGGCTATGCGGAGCTTCTTTGTCAAAAATCGGATATGAGCGAGCAGGAACGTGATGGATACCTTCAAATCATTCATCAAAACAGTCAAAGGGCAAACAGGCTGCTCACCGAGCTGTTTGAGCTTTCCCAAATGGATAGCCCGGAGTTTTCCTTAAAGAGGGAAAAGACAGATCTCTGCGAGGCTCTCCGTCAGCTATGCGGCGAGCTTGTGCCACAATTAGAGCGGGCAGGATTTGAATATGAGTTCAATATTCCCGAAGAAAGTGTTTTTGTCCTACTGGACTCAGAGCGTTTCAGTCGTATCATTCAAAATCTTGCAAGCAACACATTGCGCTATAACGGGCAGGGAACAACAGTTACCGTAAGTCTGACTGTGGAAAATAATCAGGCAATGATTGATTTTGGTGACGACGGAATTGGGATTCCCGCACATCTGACACATGATATTTTTAAGCCCTTTGTCCGGGTGGACGATTCCCGCAACTCCGAAACCGGCGGCAGCGGCTTAGGGCTTTCTATAGCGAAAAAAATTGTCGAGGCACATGGTGGTGATTTAACACTATTCAAAGGCAGCGATAAGGGTTGTACTTTCAGGATTACAATCCCCAAGATTTAA
- a CDS encoding ABC transporter substrate-binding protein codes for MKKIIWIISLIMILSLTIAGCGNNNEQSQGTGNEKESADKNIKLGIIQISEHAALDASRKGFLDVLAENGYKDGENLTVDYHNAQGDQSNLQTIANKFVADRVDMVLAIATPSAIAMAGATEDIPILITAVTDPVTAKLVDSNEKPGGNVTGTTDLAPAKDQFELLKKIVPDAKKIGVIYNSSEVNSQVQVEMVKEAAKDMDLEIVEATISNSAEVMQAAQSLVGKVDAIYAPSDNNVASSMPSVVSVAEKNQIPFFVSVEDMVDDGALGAMGIDYYELGRMTGAMAIKVINGENTAEMPIEGLPDFKIIINKGAAERMGVTVPQEVLNQAERIID; via the coding sequence ATGAAAAAAATTATCTGGATCATTAGCTTGATTATGATATTATCTCTTACAATTGCAGGATGCGGGAATAACAACGAACAGTCTCAGGGAACCGGCAACGAGAAAGAAAGTGCAGATAAGAATATAAAATTAGGTATCATCCAAATCTCGGAACATGCGGCGCTGGATGCCTCCCGTAAGGGTTTTTTGGATGTTTTAGCGGAAAACGGATATAAAGACGGTGAAAATCTTACCGTCGACTATCATAATGCCCAGGGAGATCAGTCTAATCTCCAAACCATAGCCAACAAGTTTGTTGCAGACCGGGTAGATATGGTTTTGGCGATCGCAACTCCATCCGCTATTGCCATGGCCGGTGCCACGGAGGATATTCCCATTTTAATCACCGCTGTCACCGACCCGGTAACGGCAAAATTGGTAGACAGTAATGAAAAACCGGGAGGAAATGTGACCGGTACCACTGATTTGGCTCCAGCCAAAGATCAGTTTGAGCTCCTTAAGAAAATTGTACCGGATGCCAAAAAGATTGGTGTCATCTATAATTCCAGTGAAGTAAATTCTCAGGTGCAGGTTGAAATGGTGAAGGAAGCTGCTAAAGACATGGATTTGGAAATCGTGGAGGCCACTATTTCCAACAGTGCGGAGGTTATGCAGGCCGCTCAATCATTGGTGGGAAAAGTTGATGCCATATATGCACCTTCCGACAATAATGTGGCGTCTTCCATGCCCAGTGTCGTTTCTGTAGCAGAAAAAAATCAAATCCCTTTCTTTGTCAGTGTAGAAGATATGGTGGATGATGGTGCCCTGGGGGCGATGGGTATTGATTATTATGAACTGGGCCGTATGACCGGTGCCATGGCAATAAAAGTTATTAATGGTGAGAATACGGCGGAGATGCCCATCGAAGGCCTCCCGGATTTTAAAATTATTATCAACAAGGGTGCGGCAGAAAGGATGGGCGTGACCGTTCCTCAGGAAGTTTTGAATCAAGCCGAAAGGATTATTGATTAA
- a CDS encoding 3-deoxy-7-phosphoheptulonate synthase codes for MGFKCIRPIPTPDEVKEELPLSSSALETKEKRDRCIREVFENKSDKKIIIIGPCSADNEDSVMDYMVRLAALADQVSDKLILIPRIYTNKPRTTGEGYKGMLHQPDICDEPNMHKGIYSIRKLHKRLIEETGLTAADEMLYPENCRYLDDILAYHAVGARSVENQEHRLIASGINEPIGMKNPTSGDLNVMLNSIKAAQLPHRFILNGFEVQTDGNPLAHAILRGAINHYGTNIPNYHYEDLVKLSERYLAGGQKNPAVIVDSNHANSMKNWQEQPRIAKEVMHHARSSETVNRMVKGLMIESYLMDGAQPETGTNYGQSITDGCLGWEKTERLVLELADMVR; via the coding sequence ATGGGTTTTAAATGTATCAGGCCTATCCCTACACCGGATGAAGTCAAAGAAGAGTTGCCACTCAGCAGTTCAGCCCTGGAAACAAAAGAGAAGCGGGACCGGTGCATTCGGGAGGTCTTTGAAAATAAGTCTGATAAAAAGATTATCATCATTGGACCGTGTTCTGCGGACAATGAAGATTCCGTCATGGATTATATGGTTCGTTTAGCGGCACTTGCTGATCAGGTATCAGACAAACTGATTCTGATACCGCGCATTTATACCAACAAACCGCGCACAACGGGGGAGGGGTACAAAGGCATGCTTCATCAGCCGGATATCTGTGACGAACCGAACATGCATAAAGGTATTTACAGCATCAGAAAGCTGCATAAGAGGCTGATCGAAGAAACCGGATTGACTGCTGCTGATGAAATGCTTTACCCGGAAAACTGCAGATATTTAGATGATATTCTGGCCTACCATGCTGTGGGTGCCCGTTCCGTGGAAAACCAGGAGCACCGCCTCATTGCCAGCGGCATTAATGAGCCCATCGGGATGAAGAACCCCACCAGCGGGGATTTGAATGTGATGCTGAATTCCATTAAGGCTGCCCAATTACCTCATCGCTTCATTTTAAATGGCTTTGAAGTACAGACTGACGGCAATCCCTTGGCTCATGCCATCCTAAGGGGAGCTATCAATCATTATGGCACGAACATACCAAATTACCATTACGAAGACCTGGTTAAGCTGTCCGAAAGGTATTTAGCAGGCGGACAAAAAAATCCGGCCGTGATTGTGGACAGTAATCATGCCAACTCTATGAAAAATTGGCAGGAGCAGCCCAGAATCGCCAAAGAAGTCATGCATCATGCCAGGAGCTCGGAAACAGTCAACCGCATGGTTAAAGGCTTAATGATTGAAAGTTATCTGATGGACGGCGCTCAACCGGAAACAGGGACAAACTACGGCCAGTCAATTACGGACGGTTGCCTTGGCTGGGAGAAAACAGAACGATTGGTCCTGGAGCTTGCCGATATGGTGCGATAA
- a CDS encoding class I SAM-dependent methyltransferase: MMQHEPARLEMLLTKLAFLLYGKPVYKAFADRLPLYGGEQVLDFVCGMGTVAYYVAGRLPHGHLTCLDISERWLNTCRRTLRRYGNVSFLHAEALGLPEDSFDMVYCHFVLHDISEDDLRTVILALVKSLKSGGSLIFREPLDEAERLNIIKHLIEQNRLSLKDSRITDVPLMGNALESVYIKIKEVLS; this comes from the coding sequence ATGATGCAGCATGAACCGGCACGTTTAGAGATGCTTCTGACCAAGCTCGCCTTTCTGCTTTACGGCAAACCGGTCTACAAGGCATTCGCTGATCGTCTGCCTCTCTATGGTGGGGAGCAGGTGTTGGATTTTGTCTGCGGCATGGGGACGGTTGCATATTACGTCGCGGGGCGGCTGCCCCACGGACATCTGACTTGCTTGGATATTTCCGAGCGATGGCTGAACACTTGTCGCAGAACCTTGCGGAGATATGGGAATGTCTCCTTTCTTCACGCAGAAGCCCTGGGCTTGCCGGAGGATAGCTTTGATATGGTCTACTGCCATTTTGTTTTGCATGATATTTCAGAAGACGATTTAAGAACGGTTATCCTTGCTTTAGTGAAATCCCTAAAATCCGGCGGCTCACTCATTTTCCGCGAACCGCTGGACGAAGCTGAAAGGCTGAATATTATCAAACACCTGATAGAGCAAAACAGGCTATCACTGAAGGATAGCCGCATCACCGATGTGCCGCTGATGGGCAACGCACTTGAAAGTGTATATATCAAAATAAAGGAGGTCTTGTCATGA
- a CDS encoding response regulator transcription factor has translation MKILIADDEIDIRNLIKISLEENGYTVLAAQNGKEAWDILTAQDIDLAILDVMMPVMDGFNLLRKIREHSTIPVIFLTARTDDMDKVLGLGLGADDYLGKPFSVAELIARVRALLRRSNEYLSPKEQTAAAITYGHLSIDKEKCCVFKDGNPIEFGAKEYKLLLYFMENPERVFTKRQLYQAVWDEEFYYDGNTVMVHISRIRSRIEDDPHKPKYLKTIRGIGYKLHYLNETS, from the coding sequence ATGAAAATCCTAATCGCGGATGATGAGATTGACATCCGAAATTTAATAAAAATAAGCCTTGAGGAAAACGGCTACACCGTCCTGGCGGCACAGAACGGCAAAGAAGCATGGGACATCCTGACGGCACAAGACATCGATCTGGCTATCCTCGATGTGATGATGCCGGTGATGGACGGTTTCAATCTTCTGCGAAAAATACGGGAACACAGCACCATCCCCGTCATCTTCTTGACTGCACGAACGGATGACATGGACAAGGTTTTGGGGCTTGGACTCGGCGCGGATGACTATCTCGGGAAGCCATTTTCCGTTGCCGAGTTGATAGCCCGTGTAAGAGCGCTGCTGCGCCGGAGTAACGAATATCTGTCGCCGAAGGAACAAACCGCTGCCGCAATTACATACGGACATTTATCCATCGACAAAGAAAAATGCTGCGTCTTTAAGGACGGAAATCCAATCGAGTTTGGCGCAAAGGAATACAAACTGCTTCTGTACTTTATGGAGAACCCGGAGCGGGTTTTCACAAAACGACAACTTTATCAAGCAGTGTGGGATGAGGAATTTTATTATGACGGCAACACTGTGATGGTGCATATCAGCCGAATCCGAAGCCGGATTGAGGACGATCCACATAAGCCAAAGTATTTGAAAACCATTCGCGGCATCGGTTATAAGCTACATTATCTAAACGAAACGTCATGA
- a CDS encoding ABC transporter permease: MYLSIFLGTVEQGLLWSLMVLGIYMTYRVLDYADLTVEGSFTLGAAMAARLIFDGYDPVLATLLAIFSGAIAGVITGILHTQFRIAPLLSGILSMIALYSINLRIIGKANISLLRLDTVISKITAMGVPEDWSVLVMGIFVAAAVVVILWLFLNTEIGLAMRATGDNPQMIRSLGANTNVMKIIGLSLSNALVALSGALVAQYQNFADVGMGIGTIVVGLASVIIGEVLFGTKSVIRTLIAVVLGSLVYRMVVAGVLQMGLNPNDLRLLTALIVTLALASPILKEKIRNLLASKRSEDNA, encoded by the coding sequence ATGTATCTTAGTATTTTTTTGGGGACAGTAGAACAAGGGCTGCTCTGGTCGCTGATGGTTTTAGGTATTTATATGACTTACCGGGTACTGGACTATGCCGATTTAACAGTAGAAGGCAGTTTCACCTTGGGCGCAGCCATGGCTGCCAGACTAATTTTTGACGGTTATGATCCGGTTCTTGCCACTTTGTTAGCCATCTTCAGCGGTGCCATTGCCGGGGTGATTACCGGAATTCTTCATACCCAGTTTCGTATTGCCCCGCTCCTTTCCGGTATTCTCAGTATGATTGCCCTTTACTCCATTAATCTGCGCATCATAGGGAAGGCGAATATTTCCCTTTTACGTCTGGATACGGTGATCAGTAAGATCACGGCAATGGGGGTACCGGAAGATTGGTCCGTGCTGGTCATGGGTATTTTCGTTGCCGCAGCGGTAGTGGTAATTTTATGGTTGTTTCTCAATACAGAAATAGGTCTTGCCATGCGAGCCACCGGTGATAATCCCCAAATGATCAGAAGCCTGGGCGCAAATACCAATGTCATGAAAATTATCGGCCTCAGCCTTAGCAATGCCCTGGTGGCTTTATCCGGTGCTTTGGTAGCTCAATATCAGAATTTCGCTGATGTGGGTATGGGAATCGGGACGATTGTCGTTGGTCTGGCTTCGGTTATTATCGGTGAGGTGCTCTTTGGGACAAAAAGCGTCATACGTACTTTAATTGCCGTGGTCTTAGGTTCCCTTGTCTATCGTATGGTGGTGGCCGGGGTATTGCAGATGGGCTTGAACCCAAATGATCTTCGGCTTTTAACCGCATTAATCGTAACCCTGGCTTTGGCTTCACCTATTTTAAAAGAAAAGATACGGAATTTGCTCGCCTCCAAAAGGAGTGAAGATAATGCTTAA
- a CDS encoding alpha/beta fold hydrolase: MTQVIIFLILTALMVIAFTGVLLLLVYRLIPRIRNKANPKQVTRLKKIALFLAVVMILNLGFVTFTQFAASTPPIDAEDSIAELTELELNGRKQWISLRGWDKTKPVLLFLAGGPGGTQMAAVRHELAELEKYFVVVNWDQPGSGKSYDAEKTGNITVDTYIQDGHTLTEYLKERFSKEKIYLIGESWGSALGIFLVDKYPESYHALIGTGQMIDFTETERLDYAKAMEVAENSGDTPLVERLVANGEPPYYGKDVTWKSAVYLNYLSQYMSSNPKIHNPGYNTFRDIGSPEYGLLDKINFFRGIVNTYNHVYQQLYTIDLRTDYTKLAVPVYFFLGRYDINAPTVLVEEYEQVLDAPDKEIVWFEHSGHSPWINERDRFVEEVLSCFLEN, encoded by the coding sequence ATGACTCAAGTAATCATATTTCTTATTCTAACCGCTCTGATGGTCATCGCGTTTACTGGGGTGCTGCTCCTGTTAGTCTATCGCCTCATCCCACGGATCCGGAACAAGGCGAATCCGAAGCAGGTCACTCGCTTAAAAAAGATAGCGTTGTTCCTCGCCGTGGTGATGATATTAAACTTAGGATTTGTCACCTTTACGCAATTCGCCGCGTCCACGCCCCCCATTGATGCTGAAGACAGCATTGCAGAACTGACCGAGCTTGAGTTGAACGGCAGGAAGCAATGGATTAGTCTGCGGGGTTGGGACAAGACAAAACCTGTGCTGCTCTTTTTAGCAGGCGGCCCCGGTGGAACGCAAATGGCGGCGGTACGCCATGAACTTGCAGAGTTGGAGAAGTATTTTGTCGTAGTCAACTGGGATCAGCCCGGTTCCGGTAAGTCCTATGATGCCGAAAAGACTGGGAACATCACTGTCGATACTTATATTCAGGACGGTCACACCCTGACCGAATACCTGAAGGAGCGCTTTTCAAAGGAGAAGATCTATCTGATCGGTGAATCCTGGGGAAGTGCATTGGGGATTTTTTTGGTGGACAAATATCCAGAGTCTTATCATGCTTTGATCGGAACAGGGCAGATGATTGATTTTACCGAAACCGAGCGGCTGGATTATGCGAAGGCGATGGAAGTCGCTGAAAATAGCGGAGATACTCCCCTTGTTGAGAGGCTTGTGGCAAATGGTGAGCCGCCATATTACGGCAAGGATGTTACATGGAAAAGTGCGGTGTATTTGAATTATCTCAGTCAATATATGTCAAGCAACCCCAAAATTCACAATCCCGGCTATAACACCTTTCGGGATATCGGTTCTCCTGAATATGGGCTACTTGATAAAATCAACTTTTTCCGCGGTATCGTTAACACATACAATCATGTGTATCAACAACTTTATACCATCGATCTGAGAACGGACTACACAAAGCTGGCTGTTCCGGTCTATTTCTTCTTGGGGCGATACGATATCAATGCACCTACAGTGTTGGTTGAGGAATACGAGCAGGTGCTGGACGCGCCCGACAAAGAAATTGTATGGTTTGAGCATTCCGGTCACAGCCCGTGGATCAACGAACGGGATAGATTTGTAGAGGAGGTATTATCATGCTTTTTAGAAAACTAA
- a CDS encoding DUF1638 domain-containing protein has protein sequence MNKTRILACRTMEDEIMEILPQDIDSEFLEYGLHNTPDKLRLELQQKIDASENYDHLLFGYGLCSNGVVGLKTDRHTFVVPRVHDCISLLIGSKKQYDIEFDQYPATYYLSRGWIKQEGDPLSSYYKYRDQYGEENALWLIGEEYKNYQRVVYIHTVGDSAEYVKYSQEVADFLKVIHVEMQGSLSYFEKLLNQEWEEEFLVIPPGKTVTTNSFL, from the coding sequence ATGAATAAAACCAGAATCCTGGCCTGCCGAACAATGGAAGATGAGATCATGGAGATTTTGCCACAGGACATTGATTCCGAGTTTCTAGAGTACGGGCTGCACAACACTCCGGATAAGCTGCGCCTGGAACTGCAGCAAAAGATAGACGCATCCGAAAACTATGATCATTTGCTTTTTGGTTATGGCCTGTGCTCAAATGGGGTAGTAGGGCTGAAGACAGACAGGCATACTTTTGTGGTGCCACGGGTGCATGATTGCATTAGTCTATTAATAGGCTCAAAAAAGCAGTATGATATAGAGTTTGATCAATATCCTGCTACTTATTATCTCAGCAGAGGCTGGATCAAGCAAGAAGGGGATCCCTTATCCAGTTATTATAAATATCGGGATCAATACGGTGAAGAGAACGCCCTTTGGCTGATAGGGGAGGAGTACAAGAATTATCAACGGGTGGTGTATATTCATACGGTGGGAGACTCTGCAGAGTATGTGAAATACAGTCAGGAAGTGGCGGATTTTCTTAAAGTAATACATGTTGAGATGCAGGGATCCCTCAGCTATTTTGAGAAATTACTAAACCAGGAGTGGGAGGAGGAGTTTCTCGTAATACCTCCCGGAAAAACAGTTACAACAAATAGTTTTTTATGA
- a CDS encoding hexameric tyrosine-coordinated heme protein, which yields MNQWLKSLKTDTPQEGFELAIKLSQKGVEYTQPSEEIRKKLRPKYSKNADSLILASQVVAINFQTVAAANNYWRDSYKA from the coding sequence ATAAATCAATGGCTCAAAAGTTTAAAAACGGATACACCTCAAGAGGGCTTTGAATTAGCGATCAAACTTTCACAAAAAGGTGTGGAGTATACACAACCCTCTGAGGAAATACGGAAAAAATTACGTCCAAAATATTCAAAGAACGCAGATAGTCTGATATTGGCGTCACAAGTAGTTGCGATAAACTTTCAAACAGTGGCTGCAGCTAATAACTACTGGAGAGATAGTTATAAAGCATAA